CGCGATCATCTTTGATTTTCTTTTCGAGCCACAAATCAGCCGCCACTTTGAACGTATTGGCCTCAGCGACGGCCTGTGCCGCTTTCAGGGCAGCTTTGCGCGTAATGGGGTCAACGCCATCAGCATTAAGCTTCAACGCAGCACGCGCTTTTTCTCGGGCGTACTTGGCGCTGACGTCAGGATAGGTGCCCAACCCATGCCAGGTCCATTTCCCGTTGGGCTTTTTGTACCGCAGCACCCAGCACTGGTCACAAGGAAGTAGAAGCGGTCAGCCCCGTAGTTTTAGTAATAGTCCTTCGCCTCAGGCTCCAATGCAGCCAACACCGTATCGGCCAAGGGTAGGCGCTTGATATCAGTACGTTTCATGGCGTTTGTATCGCGTGGTTCGATCTAACGCCACTATACAAACCGCTATACAAAAAATTCCAGACTGAGAAGACAAACGGCGGAGTGCGAGGGAACGTGCGGAATCGCTGAAAGCCTTGTATTGACTGGGCTGGTCGCTGATGTGGAAACGTGGGGGATGATGCGGAAAAACGAGGGAGAAGCAGAAGTGGAGCGGGTAGAGGGAATCGAACCCTCAACTAAAGCTTGGGAAGCTTTCGTTTTGCCACTAAACTATACCCGCTCAGAGCGGCTGACTTTGTACCAGATGTTCGCCACGATTTGAAGTTTTTCTTTGGAAAATGTGCGAGTTGCAGCACCTTTGCAAGAACGGGCTTGCTCGCGAAGAACCTCAGGTTGCCGCGCTCATCCAGAAATAAACGCGTCATTGTTAACGTTCTTCGCGAGCAAGCTCGTTTCTGCAGCGGGCCTGATTTCAAATTGCAAACGCATGCTGTGTCTGGCCTTGGTGATAACGCAATCGGCTGACCTGCCGCTCTGGCTTCAGAAACCCCACCACCGCTTCGCGGCTGTCTCGGCATGCGGCCTTGTGCTCCATATCCAGAAAATGCCCCGTGGCCTGGATGGTGCTGAAGCTGCTGTTGGCCACGTGGTTGCCAAACTGCCGGGCATCCTGGGCGCTGGTGTATTCGTCCCATTCGCCGTTCAGGAACAGCACTGGAATGTCGATCGCTTTGGCCGCCTTGAGGTAGCACAACCGGTCGCTGTGGAGCACTTGGCTGATGTGAAAGTGCATCTGCCCATATTCGTGCTCGGCCAGGCTGCTCACATGCTTGTAGTTGAAGCGCTTGAACAGCGACGGCAGGTGTTTGCCGATGGTGCTGTTGACCAAATGGCCGACGCGGTCGCGGTCGAGGTTGCCGAGGTAGTCGACGCCGCGTTCGAGGTAGTCGCGCATGGGCGCGTTGATCACCGGCGAGAACGAGCTGATCACAGCCTTCTCCACGCGGCGTGGGCGGTGGGCGAGGGCGACCAGGGTGGCGGCGCCGCCCCAGGAAAACGACAGCACGTGTTCGGCGGCAAAGTGGTCGATGAGTTCCAGGAGGATCTGGCCTTCGACTTCCTTCGTCAGCATCTGCTCATGGCGGTTATGGATTTTTGAGCGGCCAGCGTAGGGCTGGTCGTACAAAACCACATTGAACTGCGGGTGCAGGCTTTTCACGGTCTGGGCAAATGAGGCGGTAGTGGCCATGGAGCCGTTGACCATGATGATGGTCTTGGCAGCAGCGTCCGCGCGATAGAACTCCGTGTAAACCCGATACTGACCCTGTATATCCAACACAGCGATTTCTGGCCTCATGTCGTAAGACTCCTGGCAAGCGGGTAGGGCGCGCAGATAACTCTGCACGAGCTTTGTGACAGGTAGGCATACGCCTGAAAAGGGAGGCCCATGTCGGTCCGATGACGGCTGGCCGACAGGTGTTGTTATGGCGGGCTGTTTGCCTGGAAAGCCCGTTGGATAACGCACGGGCGGGGGCAAGGTGTTTCTTGGAGGTTATAGGCGACTCGCCAGTCATATTTAAACTGGTGAGCTTGATTCAAGCACAGACTCGGGATGTCGCAAGGCTTGGAAATGGGTTTTTGCCATCACCGGCTGAACGGTCATCAGACCTGGTGGATTTCCTCGGCGGTCAACGCTCGATATTCGCCCGGCGCCAGCGCGGCATCCAACACCAACGGCCCCATGCGCTCGCGATGCAAGCCAATCACTTTGTTGTTGAAGTACCCGAACATGCGCTTCACCTGGTGGTAGCGGCCTTCGATGATGCTCAAGCGCGCTGTCGTTGGTCCCAGCAATGCCAACTCGGCAGGCTGGGTGGTGAGGCCCTCAAACGCAAAATACACACCGGCCGCAAACGTCGTCGCGTACTCGGCGCCGATGGCCTGTTCAGTTTCAACGAGATAGACCTTGGGTAACTTGGTCGTCGGTTGCGTCAGGCGGCGTGACCACTGGCCGTCATTGGTGATCAACAGCAGCCCGGTGGTGTTGAAATCCAGGCGGCCGGCGATATGCAAGTCGGCGTTGTCCGGCTCATGCAGCAGGTCCAGTACCGTGGGGTGTTGCGGGTCCAAGGTGGCACTCACACAACCCTGGGGCTTGTGCAGCATGAAATAACGCGCCGGTTTGCCCGCTTGCAGCACGTTGTCGTCAACGCACACGCGGCTGAATTCGCGCACTTCATGGTGGGGGTCACTGACCGCCACGCCATCGACGATGACCCTTCGCTCTACCAATAGCAGGCGCACTTGCTTGCGATTGAACTGCGGCAGGTTGCTGAGGAAACGATCAACCCGCATCGCGGCTGCGCAGTTGTTCATCGACTTGGGCGCAGCGCGGGCATAGGCAGGCTGTGTTGCGCAGCTCATCCGGCAACGCTTCGAGCACCGCAGTATCGATGGTGACGCTGAAGCACCAGCAGGCCTGGTCGGCTGTGCGTGGGTCGGCCAGGGCGCAGTCGTTGCGGGCACCGCAGGCGGGGCATAGGGTTGGCGTGGTCATGGGGTGGGCTGATCGGGCAAGGTTCGCTTGGCCTTGCACGATACAGCGCCAACCCACGGCAGGCTACTTACAGCTGGAACTTGCTGACCAGCGCATTGAACGAGGTGGCCAGGCGCGACAGGTCTTGGCTGGAGGCGTTGGTCTGGTTGGCACCGGCGGCGGTCTGGGTCGACAGGTCCTGGATGTTGAGCAGGTTGCGGTCCACTTCACGGGCCACTTGCGCCTGTTCCTCGGAGGCGGAGGCGATCACCAGGTTGCGCTCGTTGATCTTCGCCACGCTGGAGGTGATGCGATCCAATGCCTCACCGGCGTTCTGTGCCAGGGTCTGGGTGTTGTTGGCCCACGTCAGGCTCTTGTTCATCGCGGCCACGGCGTCATCGGCGCCGACCTGCACGGCACCGATCATTTTTTCGATGTCGACCGTGGAGGTCTGGGTGCGATGGGCCAAGGCGCGCACTTCATCGGCAACCACCGCGAAACCGCGACCTTGCTCACCCGCACGGGCGGCTTCGATCGCCGCATTGAGGGCCAGCAGGTTGGTCTGGTCGGCGATGCCGCGGATCACATCGATCACCTTGCCGATTTCCCGGACCTGGCCGGCGAGGTCGGCGACCGATTGGGTGGAGTCGTTGATCTCGACCACCATCGAGCCCATGCCAGACACGGCCTGGGCCACTTGCTCACGGCCCTCTTCGGCTTCGGTGGTGGCCTGGCGCGAGGCTTCCGAGGTGGACACGGCATTGCTCGCCACTTCGTCCACCGCTGCGGTCATCTGATTGACGGCGGTAGCGGCCTGTTGGATTTCGTCATTCTGGCGGGTGAGGCCACGGCTGCTTTCTTCGGTGACTGCGCTGAGTTCTTCGGCGGCCGACGCTAATTGGTCAGAGGCGTTGGCGATTTCCATCAGGGTGCTTTTCAGGCCGCCCTGCATATCGGCCAGCGCCATCAGCAGTTGCCCGGTTTCGTCGGTACGCTCGGTGACGATGGCCTGGGTCAGGTCACCTTTGGCAATGCGTTGAGCGCTCTCCACGGCCTGGGCGATGGGACGCGTGATCAGGCGGGTGATCAGTACGCCAATGGTGATGGCGATGATAAAGGCCAGCACGATGCCGCTGATCATCCAGGTCAGCGCGCTGTTGCGCAGGTCATCAGCGGCGATGGAGCCTTCTTTGATCTGGCGGTTGTTGGAGTCGACGATCACGCGGATCAAGTCGCGTGCCTGGCGAAAGATCTCATTGTTGGTGGTGTTGAGCTGTGCTCGGGCCTGGTCGAGCTGGTTGTTTTCAAGCATCGACATGATGCGTTCGGAGTTGTTGATGTAGGTGGGCCAGAGCTGGTCGAGCTTGTCGCCAGCTGCCCGCTCGTCGTCTTCCAACGGCGTGGCGCGGTAGGTTTTGTAGGCGGCCTGGCTGTTCGCGAGTTCTTTGGCGATGTCCTGGCGGACGCGATCGCGGTCTTGCTGGGACACGTCGCCCTGGCTGGCATCCATCAACCGGTACAAGCCACGGTTGTGGGCGACCAGGCCGTTGAGGGTGGCCGACGTGGTGCTGACGGACACCAGATTGTTGGAGAACGTCATTTCGAGTGCGGTGGCGAGGCGAGCCACACCTTTGATACCCAGTACACCCACGCCCAAGGTGACGACTGCGCACAGTAGAAAGGAGAGCAACAGTTTGGTTGAAATCTTCATGGCCGAAATCCGAGATGATAGGGATAGAGAGCTCGCGCTAGAGCCTCCCTGCTATTGTGCGATGTCATAGTGACGCTATCCAATTATTTAAAGTTTCAATACAACCAAAAATGTTCCACCTACCCTGAAAGCCCCGACCAATGGGCAATATTGCGTGGCTGACGCAAGTTTGCGGCTGCAGATGTATCAAGCTGTTACCAAAACGCACCAGATTCGGTTTTTGATGTCAGATACTTTGTCATTCAGTGAAAGCTGAATGCCGCCCTCCCGCGTCGCTGGAGGTGCTCTTTCGCGGTCCAGGAGGCCGCCATGTATCGACGACTGCTGCTCAGCGCTTTACTCGGTCTGACCCTTTGCGCTTGTGTGCCCTACTACGATGGAGGCCAGAGCTACTATCGATCAGAGGTCTACACCTCACCGGCGCCGGCGTATTACTACGGGGGCGGCTCGGCGTATCAATACCGCCGTGACTACTACCCGTCGCCGCGCTACTACGCACCCGCACCGCGTTACTACTCGGCGCCGCGTTATTACCAGCCGGCACCTCGCTATTACCCGTCGGGGCCAAGGGCGGGCTACCGGCCTTATCCGAACCAGGGGTGGGGTGATCACGGGGGGAATGGCAGGCACGGGCGCGATGGTGACCATGGCCGAGGCCGTGGCGGTCACCGTTGATCGGTGTTGAATGCAAACGGCGCAGCAAGCGCCGTTTTTTGTGGGTGAAAACAATCAGTAATCGGACAAATCCGCCAACGGATGGCGACCTTCCCACGCTTTGTGAAAGTGCGCCTGCACCACGGCGTCCGGGACAGTATTGATATCCGGCCAATGCCAATGGGGTTTCTGGTCTTTATCGATCAACCGCGCACGCACCCCTTCGCTGAACTCCGGGTGACGGCAGCAATTGAGGCTCAGGGTGTATTCCATCTGGAACACCTGGGCCAGGGACAAATGCCGAGCGCGCTGGATCTGCTCCCACACCAGGTGCGCGGTCAACGGGCAGCCTTCGCTCAGCGTCTGGCCGGCGCGGCTGAACAGCGGGTCGGCATGGTCGCGCAGTGGGCTCAATGCTCGCCAGGCACAGTGCACATCGCCCACATCCAGCCATTCGTCGATTTGCCTTCGGCGCGGCAGCCATTGGGCGTCGGGCTGCTGGTTGACAGCTTCCTGGGCCAGGGCCTTGAGCAGGCTGTTGAGTTGTATCGCGGTCTGTTCCTGCCAATTGAGTTGCAGCAGGCCGTCGAGCAGTTCGTCCTGCTGATCGTCACGCAGGAAGCGGTCGGCCAGGCCCAGGTCCAGGGCGTCACGGCCGTTGATGTGTGCGCCGGTGAGACCCAGGAATAGACCGAGCTTGCCCGGCAAGCGTGACAGAAACCAGCTGGCGCCCACATCCGGGTACAGGCCGATGCTGATTTCGGGCATGGCCAGGCGGCTGCTCGGTGTGACGATGCGGATGGCGGCGCTTTGCAGCAGCCCCATGCCGCCACCCAGTACATAGCCGTGGCCCCAGCAGATCAGCGGTTTGGGATAGGTGTGCAGGCGATAGTCGAGACGGTACTCCGCCGCGAAAAACTGCGCGGCCAGGGCGGGCACTTCACCGGGTTGTTCACGGCATTCCATGGCCAGGCTGCGCACCTCGCCACCGGCGCAAAAGGCCTTGGGCCCGTTACCGCGCAGCAGCACACAAACGATGTTCGGGTCTTTGGCCCAGGCATCCAGGCGATCGCTCAAGGCCAGGATCATCGGCAGGGACAGGGCGTTCAGGGATTTTTCAGCATCAAGGCTGGCGATGCCGACGCGGGCACCGTCGCTGCCGGTGAGCTCTTCGAAGTGCAGGTTCATTGTGACCTCATTCGGGAGGGTGAAGGATCAGTATGATCGCTTCGTGGGAAAGTGCCGATGGTGTGTCAGATCAATTGACAAGCAACGCCGGCTTTCCTAGGGTTCGCCACATTCTTTTTTACAAGACAATTCAAGTATGACCGAAGGCGACCGTATCAAACTCGAACCCAGCTGGAAACACGCCTTGCGCGATGAGTTCGACAAACCCTACATGGCCCAGTTGCGCGAATTCCTGCGCCTGGAGCATGCCGCTGGCAAAGAGATCTACCCGCCCGGCCCGCTGATTTTCAACGCGCTCAACTCCACGCCTTTGGACAAGGTCAAGGTGGTGATACTCGGCCAGGACCCTTACCACGGCCCCGGCCAGGCCCACGGGTTGTGCTTCTCGGTGCAACCGGGCGTGCCGACGCCCCCGTCCTTGGTCAATATCTATAAAGAACTCAAGCGCGACCTGAACATCGACATCCCCAACCATGGCTGCCTACAAAGCTGGGCCGACCAGGGCGTGTTGATGCTCAACACCACCATGACCGTGGAGCGCGCCAATGCCAACGCCCACGCGGGCAAGGGCTGGCAGTTCTTGACCGATCGGATTATCGAAGTGGTCAGCGAGCATCAGCCGCATTTGGTGTTTTTACTGTGGGGCGCCCATGCCCAGGGCAAGCAGAAACTGGTCGATGCCACCAAGCACTTGGTACTGACGTCGGTGCATCCGTCGCCGCTGTCGGCGTATCGTGGGTTTCTGGGCTGCGGGCATTTCAGCCGTACCAACAAGTTTCTTGAGCAGAATGGCGAGACGCCGATTGAGTGGCGGTTGCCGCCACTCTGAGGTTCAGGCTTGCTCGGGCTGGCGGTTCCAATGCCTGAACAACGGCTCTGCCAAAAACAACACAAACAACAACCGCATCACCTGCATCGCTGTCACCAGCGGCACCGACAGTTGCAGGGTTTCGGCCGTGAGGCTCATCTCGGCAATGCCGCCGGGCATCATGCCCAGGGTCAACGAACGCAGGTCCAGGTGGGTGAGGGCACTCAAGCCCACCGCCGCCAGCGTCGCCAGCGCCATGGTCAACGCCGTGCCGATCAAGGTGCGCGCCATGAACGACGGCGCGCGCCGGAAGAACTGACGGTTGAAGTGGCAGCCCAGGCCGCTGCCGATCAGCCACTGGCCGATCTGGCTGCCGCCGTCGGGCAAACCGATGTGCAAGTCCCACATCACGCTGGCGGTAGCGCTGACCAACAACGGCCCGAACAACCACGGGTTCGGCTGACGCAAGCGCTGCCAGCCCCAGGCCACCAGCGCACCGACCGGAAACAGCAGCGCCAGCCAGGCCCAGTTCACCGGCGCCGGATGAAACTGCGGTGCGCTGCCGTCCAGTAAATACTTGAAGATCGCCGGCACACACAACACCACCACCAGCACCCGCAAACTCTGGCCCGCCGCGACGCGGCTGAGCACCGCACCATTGCGTGCGCCGAGGTTGACCATCTCGCCGGAACCACCCGGCATGCTGGAGAAAAACGCCGTGGCGCGGTCTTCACCGCTGCGGCGCATCAGCCACACGCCGACCACGCTCGACAGGCTGGTGACCAGCGCGCCGAAAAAGATCAGGCCGAAGTGGCTCATCACCTGCTCGATCACCACCGGCGTGAAGTGCAGGCCAATGCCGATACCTACCACCCATTGGCCGCATTTGCGCCCGCCGGGAATCTCGGCCAACTGCCACGGCGTGAGGCAACGCACCAGGATGATCGCCAGCAACGAGCCGACCATGTACGGCAACGGCCAGCCGACGAGGCTGGCCAGGTAACCGCCGGCCAGTCCGACCAGCGGTGTTCCCCACCATTGTCTGAAGGTGACCTCAGACATCGGCCACGGCACGACGCTGTTGCGCACGTTTGCGCCAGATACGCAGCAACGGTACGAGCAGCATGATGGCGGTCAATACCCAGACACCAAAGGTGATCGGGCTCGACCAGAGGATTTCCAGCGCACCGTTGGAAATCGACAGCGCACGACGCAGGTTCTGCTCCATCAGGCCGCCGAGGATAAAGCCCAGCAGCAGCGGCGACAGTGGGAAGTCCAGCTTGCGCAGGATGTAGCCGAAGATGCCGATAGCGATCATCAGGAACAGATCGAAGGTGGTGGCATGTACCGCGTAGACGCCGATCGCAGTGATGATGGCGATTACCGGCACCAGCGCCCAGTTCGGCACGGCGAGGATGCGCGTGAAGATGCGGATCATCGGGATGTTCAGGATCACCAGCATGATGTTGGCGATGAACAACGACGCGATCAGGCCCCAGACGATGTCCGGTTGCTGTTGGAACAGCAGCGGACCCGGCGTGATGTTGTACAGCGACAGCGCGCCGATCATCACCGCCGTGGTGCCCGAACCGGGTACGCCAAGGGTCAGCATCGGCACCATCGCGCCGCAGACCGACGCGCCGATCGCGGTTTCCGGAGCCGCCAGGCCGCGCATGTCACCTTGGCCGAACTTGCCGCTGGCCCCGGCGATACGTTTCTCGGTCATGTAGGCAACGGCCGAAGCCATGGTCGCGCCCGCACCTGGCAAGACGCCGATGATGAAGCCCGACACGCCGCAACGCAGGTTCACGGTCAACACCGACAAGGCTTCCTTGGCGTTGAACATCATGCGTCCGGTGGCTTTTACCGCTTCCTGGCCGCGATGGGTTTTTTCCAGGAGCAGTAGAATCTCACTGATCGAGAACAGGCCCAGTACCAGCACCACGAACTGGATGCCGTCGGTCAGGTGGATGTTGTCGCCGGTAAAGCGGTACACGCCACTGTTGGCATCGATGCCGACGCACGCGAGGAACAGGCCGATCAGCGCCGAGACAAACGTCTTCAGGGGTTTGTCACCGGCCATGCCGCCCAGGCAGACAATCGCAAACACCATGAGTACGAAATATTCCGCCGGGCCGAAAGCAATCGCCCATTTGGCCAGCAGCGGGGCGAACAGCACCATCCCGCAGGTGGCGATAAACGCACCGATGAACGAGCTCCAGGCCGACAACGACAGCGCCACGCCAGCCATGCCTTTGCGGGCCATCGGGTAGCCGTCGAGGGTGGTCATCACAGTGGAGGCTTCGCCCGGAATGTTCAGCAGGATCGAGCTGATGCGGCCGCCGTATTCACAGCCCAGGTACACGGCCGCCAGCAGGATCAGCGCCGACTCCGGCGGCAGGCCCAGGGCAAACGCGATGGGGATCAACAACGCTACGCCGTTGATCGGGCCCAGGCCCGGCAACAGGCCAACCACCGTACCGATCAAGGTGCCGCACAGCGCGGTCACCAGGTTGTAGGGGCTCAGCGCGATGCCGAAGCCCTGGCCCAAATAGCCAAAAGTATCCATATCAGTTCTCCAGAACGTCGAGCAGACCGAGG
The genomic region above belongs to Pseudomonas sp. S35 and contains:
- a CDS encoding enoyl-CoA hydratase/isomerase family protein; translated protein: MNLHFEELTGSDGARVGIASLDAEKSLNALSLPMILALSDRLDAWAKDPNIVCVLLRGNGPKAFCAGGEVRSLAMECREQPGEVPALAAQFFAAEYRLDYRLHTYPKPLICWGHGYVLGGGMGLLQSAAIRIVTPSSRLAMPEISIGLYPDVGASWFLSRLPGKLGLFLGLTGAHINGRDALDLGLADRFLRDDQQDELLDGLLQLNWQEQTAIQLNSLLKALAQEAVNQQPDAQWLPRRRQIDEWLDVGDVHCAWRALSPLRDHADPLFSRAGQTLSEGCPLTAHLVWEQIQRARHLSLAQVFQMEYTLSLNCCRHPEFSEGVRARLIDKDQKPHWHWPDINTVPDAVVQAHFHKAWEGRHPLADLSDY
- a CDS encoding tripartite tricarboxylate transporter permease, whose protein sequence is MDTFGYLGQGFGIALSPYNLVTALCGTLIGTVVGLLPGLGPINGVALLIPIAFALGLPPESALILLAAVYLGCEYGGRISSILLNIPGEASTVMTTLDGYPMARKGMAGVALSLSAWSSFIGAFIATCGMVLFAPLLAKWAIAFGPAEYFVLMVFAIVCLGGMAGDKPLKTFVSALIGLFLACVGIDANSGVYRFTGDNIHLTDGIQFVVLVLGLFSISEILLLLEKTHRGQEAVKATGRMMFNAKEALSVLTVNLRCGVSGFIIGVLPGAGATMASAVAYMTEKRIAGASGKFGQGDMRGLAAPETAIGASVCGAMVPMLTLGVPGSGTTAVMIGALSLYNITPGPLLFQQQPDIVWGLIASLFIANIMLVILNIPMIRIFTRILAVPNWALVPVIAIITAIGVYAVHATTFDLFLMIAIGIFGYILRKLDFPLSPLLLGFILGGLMEQNLRRALSISNGALEILWSSPITFGVWVLTAIMLLVPLLRIWRKRAQQRRAVADV
- a CDS encoding pseudouridine synthase, encoding MRVDRFLSNLPQFNRKQVRLLLVERRVIVDGVAVSDPHHEVREFSRVCVDDNVLQAGKPARYFMLHKPQGCVSATLDPQHPTVLDLLHEPDNADLHIAGRLDFNTTGLLLITNDGQWSRRLTQPTTKLPKVYLVETEQAIGAEYATTFAAGVYFAFEGLTTQPAELALLGPTTARLSIIEGRYHQVKRMFGYFNNKVIGLHRERMGPLVLDAALAPGEYRALTAEEIHQV
- a CDS encoding methyl-accepting chemotaxis protein yields the protein MKISTKLLLSFLLCAVVTLGVGVLGIKGVARLATALEMTFSNNLVSVSTTSATLNGLVAHNRGLYRLMDASQGDVSQQDRDRVRQDIAKELANSQAAYKTYRATPLEDDERAAGDKLDQLWPTYINNSERIMSMLENNQLDQARAQLNTTNNEIFRQARDLIRVIVDSNNRQIKEGSIAADDLRNSALTWMISGIVLAFIIAITIGVLITRLITRPIAQAVESAQRIAKGDLTQAIVTERTDETGQLLMALADMQGGLKSTLMEIANASDQLASAAEELSAVTEESSRGLTRQNDEIQQAATAVNQMTAAVDEVASNAVSTSEASRQATTEAEEGREQVAQAVSGMGSMVVEINDSTQSVADLAGQVREIGKVIDVIRGIADQTNLLALNAAIEAARAGEQGRGFAVVADEVRALAHRTQTSTVDIEKMIGAVQVGADDAVAAMNKSLTWANNTQTLAQNAGEALDRITSSVAKINERNLVIASASEEQAQVAREVDRNLLNIQDLSTQTAAGANQTNASSQDLSRLATSFNALVSKFQL
- the ung gene encoding uracil-DNA glycosylase, coding for MTEGDRIKLEPSWKHALRDEFDKPYMAQLREFLRLEHAAGKEIYPPGPLIFNALNSTPLDKVKVVILGQDPYHGPGQAHGLCFSVQPGVPTPPSLVNIYKELKRDLNIDIPNHGCLQSWADQGVLMLNTTMTVERANANAHAGKGWQFLTDRIIEVVSEHQPHLVFLLWGAHAQGKQKLVDATKHLVLTSVHPSPLSAYRGFLGCGHFSRTNKFLEQNGETPIEWRLPPL
- a CDS encoding AbrB family transcriptional regulator — translated: MSEVTFRQWWGTPLVGLAGGYLASLVGWPLPYMVGSLLAIILVRCLTPWQLAEIPGGRKCGQWVVGIGIGLHFTPVVIEQVMSHFGLIFFGALVTSLSSVVGVWLMRRSGEDRATAFFSSMPGGSGEMVNLGARNGAVLSRVAAGQSLRVLVVVLCVPAIFKYLLDGSAPQFHPAPVNWAWLALLFPVGALVAWGWQRLRQPNPWLFGPLLVSATASVMWDLHIGLPDGGSQIGQWLIGSGLGCHFNRQFFRRAPSFMARTLIGTALTMALATLAAVGLSALTHLDLRSLTLGMMPGGIAEMSLTAETLQLSVPLVTAMQVMRLLFVLFLAEPLFRHWNRQPEQA
- a CDS encoding cysteine-rich CWC family protein produces the protein MTTPTLCPACGARNDCALADPRTADQACWCFSVTIDTAVLEALPDELRNTACLCPRCAQVDEQLRSRDAG
- a CDS encoding alpha/beta hydrolase, which codes for MRPEIAVLDIQGQYRVYTEFYRADAAAKTIIMVNGSMATTASFAQTVKSLHPQFNVVLYDQPYAGRSKIHNRHEQMLTKEVEGQILLELIDHFAAEHVLSFSWGGAATLVALAHRPRRVEKAVISSFSPVINAPMRDYLERGVDYLGNLDRDRVGHLVNSTIGKHLPSLFKRFNYKHVSSLAEHEYGQMHFHISQVLHSDRLCYLKAAKAIDIPVLFLNGEWDEYTSAQDARQFGNHVANSSFSTIQATGHFLDMEHKAACRDSREAVVGFLKPERQVSRLRYHQGQTQHAFAI